In Dama dama isolate Ldn47 chromosome X, ASM3311817v1, whole genome shotgun sequence, one genomic interval encodes:
- the SPRY3 gene encoding protein sprouty homolog 3: protein MDAAVTDDFQQILPIEQLRSTHASNDYVDRPPVPCKQALSSPSLIVQTHKSDWSLATMPTALPRSLSQCHQLQPLPQHLSQSSIASSMSHSTTASDQRLLASITPSPSGQSIIRTQPGTGAHPKADGALKGEAEQSAMHPSEHLFICEECGRCKCVLCTAARPLPACWLCNQRCLCSAESLLDYGTCLCCVKGLFYHCSTDDEDNCADEPCSCGPGSCLVRWAAMSLISLFLPCLCCYLPTRGCLHLCQQGYDSLRRPGCRCKRHTNTVCRKISSGSAPFPKAQEKSV, encoded by the coding sequence ATGGATGCTGCAGTGACAGATGATTTCCAACAAATTCTGCCTATTGAACAGCTGCGCTCTACTCATGCTAGCAATGATTATGTGGACCGTCCTCCAGTTCCCTGTAAACAGGCCCTCTCCAGCCCTTCCCTTATTGTGCAAACCCACAAATCTGATTGGTCCCTGGCTACCATGCCCACTGCTCTGCCCCGCAGTCTCAGCCAGTGCCATCAGTTGCAGCCCTTGCCTCAGCATTTGAGCCAGTCTAGCATTGCCAGCTCAATGTCCCATAGTACCACTGCCTCTGATCAAAGGCTCTTGGCCAGCATTACGCCCTCGCCTTCAGGCCAGTCCATCATCCGAACCCAGCCTGGAACAGGAGCCCACCCAAAGGCTGATGGTGCTCTGAAGGGAGAAGCTGAGCAATCTGCCATGCACCCCAGTGAGCACCTCTTCATCTGTGAGGAGTGTGGGCGCTGCAAGTGTGTCCTCTGTACAGCAGCTCGCCCTCTCCCCGCTTGCTGGCTATGCAACCAGCGTTGCCTTTGCTCTGCTGAGAGCCTCTTAGATTATGGCACTTGTCTCTGCTGTGTTAAGGGCCTCTTCTACCACTGTTCCACTGACGATGAAGACAACTGCGCCGATGAGCCCTGCTCCTGTGGGCCTGGCTCTTGCCTCGTCCGCTGGGCAGCCATGAGCCTCATCTCCCTCTTCTTACCCTGCCTGTGCTGCTACCTGCCTACCCGTGGATGCCTCCATCTGTGCCAGCAGGGCTATGATAGTCTCAGGCGACCAGGCTGCCGTTGTAAGAGGCACACCAACACTGTGTGCAGAAAAATCTCTTCTGGTAGTGCACCCTTCCCCAAGGCCCAGGAAAAGTCTGTATGA